One part of the Vitis riparia cultivar Riparia Gloire de Montpellier isolate 1030 chromosome 15, EGFV_Vit.rip_1.0, whole genome shotgun sequence genome encodes these proteins:
- the LOC117932397 gene encoding uncharacterized protein LOC117932397 has product MVDFQTATVCCMCGDVGFSDKLFRCHKCRNRFQHSYCSNYYSESSERMEVCDWCQTEERSATRHGSSSKKSVGGLEAGVTSRSEYSGDKIKQHDREESGEKGKNPSGAPSPRPTTRRYKLLKDVMC; this is encoded by the exons ATGGTGGATTTTCAAACTGCTACTGTATGTTGCATGTGCGGCGACGTCGGATTCTCCGATAAGCTTTTCCGGTGTCACAAATGCCGGAACCGCTTCCAACATTC GTATTGCAGCAACTACTACAGCGAATCATCGGAGCGGATGGAAGTGTGTGATTGGTGCCAAACGGAAGAAAGAAGCGCAACAAGGCACGGGAGCTCATCGAAGAAATCGGTTGGGGGGCTGGAGGCAGGAGTGACGAGCAGATCCGAGTACTCCGGGGACAAAATCAAGCAGCATGATCGGGAGGAGAGCGGGGAGAAGGGGAAGAACCCTAGCGGGGCGCCGTCGCCCAGGCCCACCACTCGAAGGTACAAGCTTCTCAAGGATGTAATGTGTTAA